From the genome of Alosa alosa isolate M-15738 ecotype Scorff River chromosome 18, AALO_Geno_1.1, whole genome shotgun sequence, one region includes:
- the sf3b5 gene encoding splicing factor 3B subunit 5: MTDRYNIHSQLEHLQSKYIGTGHADTTKWEWLVNQHRDSYCSYMGHFDLLNYFSIAENESKARVRFNLMEKMLQPCGPPADKPDDS; encoded by the coding sequence ATGACTGATCGCTACAATATCCACAGCCAGCTTGAGCACCTGCAGTCCAAATACATTGGCACAGGCCACGCCGACACCACCAAGTGGGAATGGCTGGTGAACCAGCATCGGGACTCCTACTGTTCTTACATGGGACACTTCGACCTACTTAACTACTTCTCCATTGCCGAGAACGAGAGCAAGGCCCGCGTGCGCTTCAACCTGATGGAGAAGATGCTGCAGCCCTGCGGGCCTCCTGCTGACAAACCCGATGACTCTTAg